The sequence CTCTGCAGACGTAAAGACGTTGATGCTTTTAATAGTCCCGTTCAGGTGGTTCTGATCGCTCACTGTGACCGTCAGGACCTCTAAGTCCTCAGCGTCTACTTCACTGTCTTCcttttcttcctcctcctcgTTGGATTCTTTAAGGGGTCTTTTGTCGAGTAGGGAGGGGGTCTTTGCCTTTGAACGTGGCCTGCAGGTGATGCCCAGTATGAGAAGAACCAGGGCCACCAGAAGACCAGAACATACACCAAACATGAAGTACAGCGCAAAGCTCTCTGTGTTTGCTGGGGGCAGATCAGATAACGTAACTGTTAAGTTATTGCAAAAATGATGTCagtatttattcaccctgatgTTGTGCAAAACCTGTATATAacactttcatttgtgttaaaaatatcttcttttttgttctgacacaggttcgaaatgacatgagggtgaagtaatgattgttcttttttttgtaagaaAATCTCAACATTTTATTGATCTCAACACCAACTGCATTTCCACATTTTGAGAGTATACAGTCATTCAGGTATTTTCAAAAAGGTTTGTACAGTTTCTGAATGGTAAACATATAGAAACATTCTTAGAGAAATATTTAAGCCATTTCTCATGAAGTCAGAGGAGCGAAGCCAAATCAAACAGAACACTTAAGTTCTTGGCTTTGGTTCTTGTTTGGTTCTTGGGGCGAGGAGTGCGAATGGACAAGGGATATTTTTTGAGAAAACAAAGTTCAAAGAATCCCTTTCAAAATCTTTGACAATACTTCATCAGGCACGTTACAGAATTTAATTTCTTAACCTTTACACAATAAAGCAGTCTTACCTTTGATATGAGCGTAAGTAGCCATGCTGTTACTCAACAGCTCCATGTCTTTCTGAACCGGGTTCATTTTCAGTCTTTCTCCTGAGCacttaaagattctttaaagcTAAAAGTAGTTTCCTCAATTTGATCTCGCGGTAGTCTTCAGCTCCTGTGgtgaacaaatatatatacatcaCTAACATTCTCTACCCTAAAAAATAATGACCACAGTTGGATGGACAAACCCTTCTGTTGGGTTTAAATAAACTTGGTTGTTCCATTGTTGtgtcaaatatggacattttgtaaattcctttaatgttaatgttataatGAGAATATACTGGAGAATATAATGCGATATTTTAACTTATACAAGCTATTTTGTAATATATGAAAGGTGTCAATTTcgtatgtattttataatatgaagagtttggttccaaactgagataactccatttttatgtgttttaatgtggATTCCAATTaacatcaatcaaactgcagttggtttgttttggtttaagACATAATAACCTGAAATATACAGATAActaacacaagaaaacacaagaaaaacattttaacattatagaaaacatgataaaaaactgagttatctcattttttaaccaaactcctcatatattattgtatatatattttgtatattttaaaatgttaaatttatatagatttttcatttatataaatgataatgagttgaaatattataatgttttttacgCTCTAGGGCGGTTTCCCAGAAAGGGATTGCCtcaaaccaggactaggccttagttaaactaagacatttaagtagtttttaccagcatgttttacaaaaaacatgacttgtgtgcatttttaaacaaaacaatggcactgatgtttttaaacagcTGTTTCTAGTTTAGACAGCTCCAACATTTAGTCTACGACTAGTCTTAACTAAACCGCCCCATTGTGATATGGATTTTGATTTGCGATACGTTATGTGATTTACGATTACATGAACTCTGGTCTCTTTCAGgtcaaatgttttgaaaaatccCTTAAGCGCCATATAAACAATGGTAATAGTGATACTTGTCTTAGCAAACtcttagcaaaaaaaaacttcctGACCATGCACAATTTCACAAGTACTTCCCCACATATTTATTTTGGCCCCTGAGGCTGAAGTTGCACTAATTGTGTCATTAGTCTCAGTTACCCGTAAGAGCAACGCAGTAAAATATCCATATTATTCCCTACGGGCCatttgttgctgttgttgtcATTGTATTGACCTGAACCTCGCTCTGGGCTCCCACGAACTTTTTAACTTTTCCCACAGGAACAGAATTCCAGCTTTCGCATGTGTGCTCGGGCTCTGCGTGGGACTCTTCCCTGGGAAACTGGGTAGATTCCAGATTGTGTCACTCTCTCCGAGATAGAAGACAGTATGAGGGGATTAAAGCGCAACATCTGGATCAGGATTTCCTAAGCAACATGGGAAAATCTTCTCTTCTCTGCTCCATAttcttatatttacatttattcattcaaagaTAATGAACCCCACAAGCAATTTATTAAACAAGTGAGGAAAAAACGGATCTTTAGGTCTATAAATGCACTGACTCCCTGTGCGTCTCCACATCATAAAGTCTACAGCGGCTGAGACCACGCTGAGATGACGGAAGACTGGTGTTATTGTCTTCCTGTTTGTTTCCTCATGGGGCCTGTAATTACAGCACACTTTAATCTTCACCACAGTCTCAGACGCCCTGATCTCTATCTGACACACTCTTGGCAGGACAGAGACACATGTTCAAGTACACTATAGTACTTTTTGTTCGCTCTGGTTGCTTTATATACTGCTCAACTGGCCACAAGAAAGAGATCCTCAGATTAAGCAGGGTCTTTTTTATCAAGATGTGACCATAAACCAGAAAAGTTATAAGAACTTTTAAGCAACAGACAGTTTGGTCGGCAGATTAAAAAACCagtaaaaatgcataaaaataaattgattaaaacatttcaagtcGAGCATTAAAAATGcgaaaaaagagaaaagtatttaaaagcatTACCACGTGCGTATTTTAAGATCCTTGTTAGTTATTCCCCTAATTTTGTTAAGAGAAACACTAGAGACACTGAAACAACCTAGAccttcatcaaaacaaagagtttgaaagaacaaaatcaaaacagtCGAGCATCTTTTTGCAATCAACTTCAATATTGTATAATTCTGTCAAGTTCTGAAGAGTTCTGAAgagttaacaaacacaaaaaacaatctgATTCACAATTGAAAAGCAAGGATTACACGCATGGCCTGTCTAAATGTGTATAAGTTTTACATATATCCCTTAAAGATGCCAGACAAGAACTTTTAAACATACCATCTCCCATCCCTCAGATCTCTTCCCAGAAAAGCAAACCTGCAAAAGGTCTGCAGATGTCTGGAAAACGTGCTGATCTCATGTTTTCATACATTCTCTGTGTTTTAAAGCGTTTCTTCAGCAAAAAGCTAAAATGaggtattttatttttactttagaatattttcacctttttataaataaaatgtctgcATGTGCAAACTCACGGCCACAAAGTCTTCATATTTTCACATAAccatactgtattttaatatgaCTTCAATGCACGTGAATATACAGTTAGTGATTTCCCCTTTTCATATCGAACAGAATTaaagacattcctcaaaatatcttcttttgtgttctacaatCATGCAAGGTACAGATGACACATACATGAgggaaataaatgatgacagtttttcaGTGAACGACCCCTTTAAGATTAAGAATTAAAAGTGTTatttaaacatcaaaaataGGTTTCATTTGTACTCAAGAGTAAAAACTTTCTTACCTTTGCCAACGAACCGTCATTTCTGAGTGTTCTTCTGTTTTAGTCATCACTCCACTCAAGATTAAAACCCACGAATTGTCTGAAGGATGAGTCGCATATCCACAGGGCACGGACGGGGTGACCTCAACACATCAGAAGATGAAGCAGGAACGCTGAACACTGAGAGGTGTGTATGTCATCTggaacacactctctctctctctctctctctctgactgcTCTTTCACACATATCTGCGTCTGACCAGAAGCAGCCCTCTGTGGTCACAAACACAGTTTCTCTCTCACTGGGAGAAGTGTAAAGGGAGGTGTTTCCTCTCACATGAGAAAATATAGTAAGGGAGGAGTACACGGTGTGGCAATAGAATTTACATTATTACAGTGGCATTTCACACCCACTGGATGCCGGATCCGTGAAAACCTCTTCCTCATGTCTGTGTGCGTTGTATAGGACAGCCCACAGTTAGTTTTTCTCTAGTGTTGGAGTAAATgtactttgtatttttatcagACTTTGTTTGGAATTGACACGACTCCAAATCAACCGTATAGCATGATGTAAACATTTAGCTAAGCCAAACAATGCAATGGTGTTAAAACaaattgaattgtttaaataaagtgaaaagtATCGTAAAACCATTATTATTCTGTCTTCTTTTTTAACCTTCAGATGTTGACTCTTAAATTGTGTCTCTCAGCCAGGTTAGGCTTGATCAGGGTGAACTGGACAGCCTCTGAGGCAGTACACGTGCAACAGGCCAGAGAGATCTGTGTGTTCGGGGTTAAAGCTGCGGGGTGGAACAGGAAATGTCTGCAGCGGGCACACAGCCGGTGCTTGAGGCTAACTCTGGATTAAAGGAACTCTTTGTGCTCCTGTCTGAAGAGATGTGGACACCTGAAGAGAACCGAGTGTCGTCTAGACCCTGTTGGAAACGGCTGTCTTTGAAAGCACTGTACACTGGGCCGGGCTTCTTGTGTAAGGGCGTTTATTAAGCCCAAGAGGCCGTTTGCCTTAATGTCTTCAATGTGGCCAACATACTCCTCTGGGCAATGCATGCTAGGATTTTGAGGTCATATACATGACACAAGTGTGGAATGATTCTCAAGTGCATTTCTTCCTACACCGATAATTCCCAGCAAGCACCTTTCAATATGTGACTGTATAGAATAGTGAATTCTTATTAGATATAGTTTAATTATTGATAAGGAAATTAAATTAGCAAACTTTTATAGGTTACAAAAAATGCACACTTAACCATATTCATTTTCAAACTGACGTACTACAACTTAAGAAGGGAAATTGGACCTTGCACTTCTCAACTGTTCATTTTCATGTTGTTATGTTATTGTTTACCAGAATAGTGTTTGGATGTGATTGAGGCTTGTGTTGGACAGGGATGATGGTTGAGTCATTTCAAAGCCTGTGATTATGTGGCGACCGAAAAATCTGTTTTTCCCTGTGCTATGGCATGTGATATTCCTGAAGGAAAATAATATTGTTCCACAATTAGATATACAATCTCACGCCCCGCTGAccacaagacaaaacaaaaagggCATTTTGGGAGACAAAATGAATAGACTTTTCCTTCGGTTTGAATCACAATAATAGCTTTACTTCAAAGAAGGATACACTTCTTAGTTGCTGTATATAAAATCTTataaaaatgtctgccaaatgaataattgtatatattacagtttttgGACAACAAAAGGAGATATGggtattataaaaaatacatgaaaatgatGAGAAACGTTTAACTCAGGTGGCAAAAATGATTCGACCAATATACAATTCTTTGCTGTTGCAAATTAATAGTAATGAGAATAAggttttttattgcattttagaCCACAGGAACAAAAACATCATGCGCAGACCTTAACCCATCATTTCAAATTTAGATCAACCAAAAAGTCACAACTAAGTTACGCACTTTTTTCTCTTGAATACAAGAGCGCGTAattaacacataaacaaaataaatatattacaaaaaaagtcACAGGTGACATCTACTTCTTCTTCGAGTACTCTTTCCTTCCACCACCTGCTCCAAAGTTGCGCACGCGGTGTATTTTGGTGAGCTGGGTCTGTATGGTCTCTATGATGTTCATATGATCTGGGATGTGGACGTAGCGCACGTTTCGTCCCGTAATGAACAGATCGTCCATTTGGGACACGCGTCCACGCCTGTCCCTGTACACAACCTCTTCCAGTCGGATATTCATGAAGGCGTCCACGTTGATGACGCGTCCTCTCGCCGTGCTCTCGTCTCTGAGGTCCACGGTGGTCACCTGTCCGTTCAGACCCTGCAGAAGGACCACCAGACTGTTCTCAGCGATGGTGCGCTCACGGAGCGAATGGGTCACCTCCATGATCAGCTGTGGCCAAAAGAGTGCTTCAAACGTACAGCTACATTCTTCTGTAAATTAACAATTTATCAAAAATTTAACATTTCATGCACTTTGCAACTTCCAGATTAAATCACACGAATGACGCATGAAATCGGACTGATCCTGCTTCACAAGATCGACATTACAATGATTTAGTTCACTTTTAAACCTGTTACTTACTCACATCTATTCCGGAATCTCACGCGAGCACGCTTGTTTACATCACATTCGCGCGCTTCTGTGCAGCGTAGCTTTAATGCGTCATCGACATGAACCAACATGCGACGGGGGGGGCGTCAGCGTCGCCGCCATATTGGGCAGGGCAAAAGTGTCcttgaaacacacacaagtaaCGTGAAAGCTAAGTTTTTTTCTGGATAAAAAGCACAATAACGATCACATTTCTTA comes from Triplophysa dalaica isolate WHDGS20190420 chromosome 25, ASM1584641v1, whole genome shotgun sequence and encodes:
- the eva1bb gene encoding eva-1 homolog Bb, whose amino-acid sequence is MNPVQKDMELLSNSMATYAHIKANTESFALYFMFGVCSGLLVALVLLILGITCRPRSKAKTPSLLDKRPLKESNEEEEEKEDSEVDAEDLEVLTVTVSDQNHLNGTIKSINVFTSAEELERARRLEERERIVREIWRNGQPDVLFTGTGTLGRVHYI
- the lsm10 gene encoding U7 snRNA-associated Sm-like protein LSm10, encoding MEVTHSLRERTIAENSLVVLLQGLNGQVTTVDLRDESTARGRVINVDAFMNIRLEEVVYRDRRGRVSQMDDLFITGRNVRYVHIPDHMNIIETIQTQLTKIHRVRNFGAGGGRKEYSKKK